A genome region from Paenibacillus sp. J23TS9 includes the following:
- the pstA gene encoding phosphate ABC transporter permease PstA — MTDMTRSRKMQRSLVYNKLATFAFYGLGALVLLLILWLLLTILGRGLPGLSLDFLMKLPEDMDAGGGIGPVLFNSFYILFLSLVISIPIGVGAGIYMAEYAPENKFTEVLRICVESLSSVPSIVFGMLGLAIFAEYFQIGLTILGGAVSLAFLNLPMLARVTEEAVRAVPTDVKNASYALGMTKFQCIRTVVLPMALQGIITGICLVAGRAYGESAVILLTAGLSTSGEMWDFNLFSPGETLAVHLWYVQSEAIVEDAAQIADRSAAVLVIIVLLINLLFRIPLWINNRKLKR; from the coding sequence ATGACAGACATGACGCGCAGCCGCAAGATGCAAAGATCGCTTGTTTATAACAAGCTGGCAACATTTGCTTTTTACGGACTTGGAGCACTCGTGCTGCTCCTGATCCTGTGGCTCCTTCTGACCATTCTTGGCAGAGGGCTTCCCGGACTGTCTTTGGATTTTCTGATGAAACTGCCAGAAGATATGGATGCCGGGGGTGGCATCGGGCCGGTTTTGTTTAATTCCTTCTATATTCTGTTCCTGTCGCTGGTTATTTCGATCCCCATTGGGGTAGGTGCCGGCATTTACATGGCAGAATATGCACCGGAAAATAAGTTTACAGAAGTGCTGCGCATTTGTGTGGAGAGTCTCTCCTCTGTGCCTTCGATTGTATTCGGTATGCTCGGCTTGGCGATCTTCGCGGAGTACTTCCAGATCGGTTTAACGATTCTGGGCGGCGCAGTCAGTCTTGCTTTTCTGAATCTGCCGATGCTGGCGCGGGTAACGGAGGAAGCCGTACGTGCAGTTCCAACGGATGTGAAAAATGCTTCTTATGCACTTGGAATGACCAAGTTCCAGTGTATCCGCACCGTGGTTTTACCGATGGCACTTCAGGGGATTATTACGGGCATCTGCCTTGTGGCGGGCCGTGCATATGGTGAATCGGCCGTCATTTTATTGACAGCGGGTCTCAGCACCTCGGGAGAAATGTGGGACTTCAATTTATTTTCCCCCGGCGAAACGCTTGCCGTTCATCTCTGGTATGTCCAGTCGGAGGCAATCGTTGAGGATGCCGCGCAGATTGCCGATAGATCGGCAGCGGTATTGGTCATTATCGTTTTGCTCATCAATCTGTTGTTCCGTATTCCGCTCTGGATCAACAACCGCAAGCTTAAGCGGTAG
- a CDS encoding phosphatase PAP2 family protein yields MSWLKNRDLKQLLRLAPLALMLVFPFLGSLYHLVNQPTDKVYSLVTPLDQATPFIKYFALPYGVWIFYIYVCLVYFFFRDRPSYYRSLLVYTICALTCYGVYLVFQTTVPRPEVIGNDPFSQLTRFIYNRDQPFNCFPSIHCFSSYMVMRMIWKSPARNRLNVTLISGMSLLIIASTLFMKQHVIMDVIGAIAIVEIYSFLFFKVPALYRNKAASQHREFQA; encoded by the coding sequence ATGTCATGGCTTAAAAACAGGGATCTCAAGCAGCTGCTCCGCTTGGCTCCTCTCGCACTTATGCTTGTTTTTCCTTTTCTGGGCAGCCTATATCATTTGGTGAACCAGCCGACGGATAAAGTATATTCACTTGTTACACCCCTGGATCAGGCGACGCCTTTCATTAAATATTTCGCTCTTCCGTACGGAGTCTGGATTTTCTACATTTACGTCTGTCTGGTCTATTTTTTCTTTCGGGATCGTCCTTCCTATTACCGCTCGCTGCTGGTATATACAATTTGCGCACTTACCTGCTACGGCGTCTATTTGGTGTTCCAAACTACTGTGCCGCGGCCGGAAGTGATCGGAAACGATCCTTTTTCACAGCTGACTAGGTTTATTTATAACCGTGATCAACCATTCAATTGTTTTCCGAGCATTCACTGTTTCTCCAGCTATATGGTGATGCGAATGATTTGGAAGAGCCCGGCCCGCAATCGTCTGAATGTCACTTTGATCAGCGGTATGTCTCTTTTGATTATTGCCTCGACTCTGTTTATGAAACAGCATGTGATTATGGATGTCATTGGAGCCATCGCGATTGTGGAAATCTACAGTTTTCTTTTCTTTAAGGTTCCGGCTCTTTACCGGAACAAGGCAGCATCCCAGCATAGAGAGTTTCAGGCATAA
- a CDS encoding trans-aconitate 2-methyltransferase — protein sequence MDSLNQWQPLSYDQKLGFVSKYGKDLLSLLNPRKEEMILDLGCGTGDLTHEISRSGAKVVGIDASAEMIGHASEKYPSLEFRIDDAQKLRMEPCCDAVFSNAALHWMKDAEGVARSVWNALKPGGRFIAEFGGAGNVSTIVNAITDVLTAEYGIHAAERNPWYFPSPGEYSSLLERQGFTVRLVYYFERPTRLHDGQDGMISWLAQFGDDFFLGLSPDKIREACIRIGEKVHRNLWRDGAVYADYKRLRIVAEKPDHHK from the coding sequence ATGGATTCTTTGAACCAATGGCAGCCGCTCTCATATGACCAGAAGCTTGGATTTGTATCCAAGTACGGAAAAGATCTGCTGTCTTTATTAAACCCACGAAAAGAAGAAATGATTCTCGATCTGGGCTGCGGTACGGGTGACTTAACGCATGAGATTTCACGATCGGGTGCCAAGGTCGTCGGCATAGACGCATCTGCAGAGATGATTGGTCATGCCAGTGAAAAGTATCCATCCTTGGAATTTCGTATTGACGATGCTCAGAAGCTCCGAATGGAACCTTGCTGCGATGCCGTATTTTCCAACGCCGCACTCCATTGGATGAAGGATGCTGAAGGAGTTGCACGCAGTGTGTGGAATGCCCTCAAGCCCGGCGGACGTTTCATTGCAGAGTTCGGCGGAGCAGGCAATGTAAGCACCATCGTAAACGCAATTACCGATGTCTTAACGGCAGAGTATGGCATTCATGCTGCAGAACGGAACCCGTGGTATTTCCCTAGCCCGGGAGAATACAGCTCGCTTCTGGAGCGCCAGGGATTCACTGTTCGCCTGGTCTATTATTTCGAACGTCCTACCAGGCTTCATGACGGGCAGGATGGGATGATCAGCTGGCTCGCCCAATTTGGTGATGACTTTTTTCTTGGACTAAGTCCGGATAAAATACGCGAGGCCTGCATAAGGATCGGTGAAAAGGTTCATAGAAACTTGTGGAGAGACGGGGCGGTTTATGCAGATTATAAACGTCTCCGGATCGTTGCCGAAAAGCCTGATCATCATAAATAG
- a CDS encoding ABC transporter ATP-binding protein has protein sequence MKNFELLTSYLKQNKLLYLTAIILIILSNVDQSLLPQILGKVTDGLKEGSLGRDGIIQYSLILLAIAVSYGILFGLGQFTIMRLGRRFEFITRSRIFTQFSRLSEDFFSRQGTGKLLSYVMNDVTSVREAISFGVTQTTNAVFMVISCVAMMLITGIPVTLILVSVGPLILIPFLVIFFGPRIRERSMQVQENLANMTESADEQIGGIRVTKTFAMEETAQQRFDSTVDGVRGAQLRLVRMSSLFQAILPFLGALSLVVSLLVGGYMTIQHHLSLGSFVALTFYLRMLTGPLQQIGNVINMMQRSGASLERVNRLLAEVPSVRDHNSAIELSSVGDIEINHLNFSYPGASEKALDDVSFSIRKGQTIGLIGRTGSGKSTLAKLLLRVYEPPAGSIRVSGEDITEVSLETLRRKIGYVPQDGFLFSTDIADNIAFSDRSANMQQIRNAADQALLLDSVNTFKEGFQTKLGERGLTLSGGQRQRASLARGLMKRPELLILDDSMSAVDTLTESGILSNLVKERQGKTTLIIAHRISSVQHANEIIVLDEGRIVQRGSHEQLMARRDGLYASLYRIQQEGLQHA, from the coding sequence TTGAAAAACTTTGAACTGCTCACCAGCTATTTGAAGCAAAACAAGCTGCTCTATCTCACAGCCATTATTTTGATTATTTTATCTAACGTAGATCAGTCTTTGCTGCCACAGATACTGGGAAAAGTAACGGATGGACTCAAGGAAGGCTCACTGGGACGGGATGGAATCATTCAGTACAGCCTTATTCTGCTTGCCATTGCAGTATCTTATGGTATTTTGTTTGGGCTCGGCCAATTTACGATCATGAGGCTTGGACGTCGCTTCGAGTTTATCACACGCAGTCGTATTTTTACGCAGTTCTCCAGGTTGAGCGAGGATTTCTTCTCTAGACAGGGTACGGGCAAGCTGCTCAGTTACGTCATGAATGATGTGACATCGGTGCGCGAGGCGATCTCCTTTGGTGTCACGCAAACGACCAATGCAGTGTTCATGGTCATTTCCTGTGTGGCGATGATGCTCATTACCGGTATTCCCGTGACACTGATCTTGGTGAGCGTAGGTCCGTTGATCCTGATCCCGTTTCTGGTTATTTTCTTCGGTCCGCGAATTCGCGAAAGATCCATGCAGGTGCAGGAGAATCTGGCCAATATGACGGAATCGGCGGATGAACAAATTGGCGGAATCCGCGTGACGAAGACGTTTGCCATGGAAGAAACGGCCCAGCAGCGATTTGACAGTACCGTTGACGGCGTCCGGGGAGCACAGCTCCGCCTGGTGCGGATGTCTTCTCTTTTCCAGGCTATCCTGCCTTTTCTCGGAGCTTTGTCACTGGTGGTTTCGCTACTTGTTGGCGGGTACATGACTATTCAGCATCATCTGTCTCTCGGCAGCTTCGTTGCCTTAACCTTTTATCTGCGGATGCTGACCGGACCTCTCCAGCAAATTGGCAACGTTATCAATATGATGCAGCGTTCGGGTGCATCCCTGGAACGGGTGAACCGTCTGCTGGCTGAAGTGCCAAGCGTGAGGGACCATAATTCGGCCATCGAGCTGAGTTCTGTTGGAGATATTGAAATCAATCATCTGAATTTTTCCTATCCGGGTGCTTCGGAAAAAGCGCTTGACGATGTTAGCTTTTCCATTCGGAAAGGTCAAACCATCGGCTTAATCGGACGCACGGGCAGCGGGAAATCCACCTTGGCGAAGCTGCTGCTTCGGGTCTACGAGCCTCCGGCCGGCAGCATACGTGTAAGCGGGGAAGACATTACAGAAGTATCTCTGGAAACGCTGCGCAGGAAAATCGGTTATGTACCGCAGGATGGGTTCTTATTCAGTACGGACATTGCTGATAATATCGCGTTCAGCGATCGGTCGGCGAACATGCAGCAGATACGAAACGCAGCGGATCAGGCTTTACTGCTGGACAGCGTAAATACATTCAAGGAAGGCTTTCAAACCAAACTGGGAGAACGCGGACTTACGCTTTCTGGCGGACAAAGGCAGCGTGCCAGTCTGGCGAGGGGGCTGATGAAAAGACCTGAGCTGCTTATTCTCGATGACAGTATGAGCGCGGTGGATACACTGACAGAATCAGGGATCTTGAGCAATCTCGTCAAAGAACGGCAAGGTAAAACCACACTGATCATCGCTCATCGGATCAGCAGCGTGCAGCACGCCAATGAGATTATTGTGCTTGATGAGGGCCGAATTGTGCAGCGCGGCAGCCATGAGCAATTGATGGCACGCAGAGACGGTTTATACGCGTCTTTGTACCGGATTCAACAGGAGGGATTGCAGCATGCCTAA
- a CDS encoding MFS transporter gives MNNVTQAKKTDNESVSTGMKAALLLVGIIMIATTLRSPITAVGPLIETIRSDTGMSHTLAGLLTTFPLLAFALMSPLAPRISRLWGMERALFLGVCAVTVGIVLRFIPTITALFAGTILLGLGIALSNVLLPSLIKRDFPLRTGVMTGIYSVSMNIFAAIASGISVPVAGHLHSGWRGSLVMWGILAVISLLAWLPQLRYRHEVAKVQVSAKSSSVWGSKLAWQVTIVMGLQSFVFYSVVAWLPEILTQRGMTPSAAGWMLSLMQLFSVPVTFIVPVLAAKFKNQRLLIFLTFLCFMIGFIILLTGVQALVPVAVIPIGMGTGAAFGLVTMFFVLRTRHSQQAAELSGMAQSIGYLLAAVGPLLFGLVHDMTGSWTAALLLLLVAGVIYMIAGWGAGDNRYIGEK, from the coding sequence ATGAATAACGTAACTCAAGCAAAAAAGACAGACAATGAATCGGTATCAACCGGAATGAAGGCGGCTTTGCTGCTTGTCGGCATCATCATGATTGCAACAACTCTTCGTTCGCCGATTACCGCAGTGGGTCCACTCATTGAAACGATCCGCAGCGACACGGGAATGTCTCATACCTTGGCTGGACTACTCACAACTTTTCCGCTTCTGGCCTTCGCGTTAATGTCCCCGCTCGCTCCGAGAATCTCACGCCTTTGGGGAATGGAACGTGCCTTATTCCTTGGTGTATGCGCGGTGACTGTCGGTATTGTCTTGCGGTTTATTCCGACGATTACGGCTTTGTTTGCAGGGACCATTTTGCTTGGATTAGGCATTGCTCTAAGCAACGTACTGCTGCCGAGTTTGATCAAGCGTGATTTCCCGCTTCGTACGGGTGTAATGACGGGTATTTATTCCGTATCCATGAATATCTTCGCGGCTATCGCATCGGGGATCAGTGTTCCGGTAGCGGGTCATTTGCATTCTGGCTGGCGCGGGTCTCTGGTTATGTGGGGTATCCTGGCCGTCATCTCGCTGCTGGCTTGGCTTCCGCAGCTGCGTTACCGTCACGAAGTCGCCAAGGTACAAGTATCTGCCAAGAGCAGCAGCGTCTGGGGCTCCAAGCTTGCTTGGCAGGTGACCATCGTTATGGGTCTTCAATCCTTTGTATTCTATTCCGTGGTGGCGTGGCTGCCGGAAATATTGACCCAGCGCGGCATGACCCCGTCGGCGGCAGGGTGGATGCTCTCCCTGATGCAGCTGTTCAGCGTACCGGTAACCTTTATCGTTCCGGTTCTGGCCGCCAAATTTAAAAATCAACGACTTCTAATTTTCCTTACGTTTCTTTGCTTTATGATCGGCTTTATAATACTGTTGACCGGAGTTCAGGCTCTGGTACCGGTTGCAGTCATTCCAATTGGTATGGGAACCGGAGCAGCTTTTGGCCTGGTTACGATGTTCTTCGTGCTTCGGACCCGTCATTCTCAGCAAGCTGCAGAATTGTCCGGCATGGCTCAATCGATAGGTTACCTGCTCGCAGCGGTAGGGCCACTGCTGTTCGGTCTTGTCCATGATATGACAGGCAGCTGGACGGCGGCATTGCTCCTTCTTCTGGTAGCTGGTGTTATTTATATGATCGCTGGCTGGGGAGCAGGGGATAACCGCTATATAGGAGAGAAATAA
- a CDS encoding FadR/GntR family transcriptional regulator: protein MTLQRPTKRTLVEQIVSQLEQLIENGTWPVGERIPAEPELVKELGVSRNTIREAVHALIHAGMLRTRQGDGTYVCSSSSLTPVLARRLERSKLSETLEVRSALEQEGARLAALRRTAEDIERIQSAYVDYRKAEEEGDIEAFTRVDYAFHKEIINAAHNSILSDLYDSISEAVQQVVIYGSGHLALTRLHAEFNERLIQAIIAQDEAGSADSVRAYIDASREMLLKDIQGGNELHHE, encoded by the coding sequence ATGACCTTACAACGTCCAACAAAGCGAACGTTGGTCGAACAAATTGTTTCTCAGCTGGAGCAGCTGATTGAGAACGGAACCTGGCCAGTAGGAGAACGGATTCCTGCAGAACCCGAGCTTGTCAAAGAGCTGGGCGTCAGCAGAAATACGATCCGGGAAGCCGTTCATGCCCTCATCCACGCGGGAATGCTGCGGACAAGACAGGGCGATGGGACTTATGTATGCTCATCCAGCAGTTTAACACCGGTATTGGCACGCAGGCTGGAACGTTCCAAGCTGAGCGAGACACTGGAGGTGCGTTCAGCGCTTGAGCAGGAAGGGGCACGCTTGGCTGCTTTGCGGCGGACAGCCGAAGATATAGAGCGGATTCAGTCGGCTTATGTTGATTACCGAAAGGCTGAAGAAGAGGGGGATATAGAAGCTTTTACCCGTGTAGATTATGCTTTTCACAAAGAGATTATCAATGCTGCACATAATTCGATTTTAAGCGATCTGTATGATTCGATAAGTGAAGCTGTTCAGCAGGTTGTTATTTACGGAAGTGGCCATTTGGCTTTGACTCGCCTGCACGCAGAGTTTAACGAACGCTTGATCCAAGCTATTATTGCCCAGGATGAAGCGGGATCGGCCGATTCCGTTCGGGCTTATATTGATGCTTCGCGCGAAATGCTGCTGAAGGATATACAAGGGGGAAATGAACTACATCATGAATAA